A section of the Hemitrygon akajei chromosome 8, sHemAka1.3, whole genome shotgun sequence genome encodes:
- the LOC140731923 gene encoding uncharacterized protein — MEFTCSSKLKVHQRVHAGEKPFTYSDCGKGFTQSSDLMAHQPVHTRERPFTCLDCGKGFIYSSKLKVHQRVHTGERPFTCLDCGKGFTQSSDLQSHQRVHTGEKPFICLDCGKGFTLSSHLLTHQRVHTGEFTCSECGRGFTQSSHLQRHQSVHTGERPFTCSDCGKGFTQSSDLQNHQRVHTGERPFTCSDCGKGFTQSSTLKSHQRIHTGEKPFICSECGKGFTYSSKLKVHQQFHTGERPFICSDCGKRFTQSSDLQNHQRVHTGEKPFICSDCGKRFTHSSNLQRHQRVHTGEKPFICSVCGKRFTQSSELQSHQRVHTGEKPFICSDCGKRFTQSSELQSHQRVHTGKKPFICSVCEKRFTQSSTLQTHQRVHTGEKPFTCLYCGRGFTQSSHLQKHQSVHTGEMPFTCCGFNQ, encoded by the coding sequence atggaattcacttgctcatctaaactgaaggtacatcagcgagttcacgctggagagaagccgttcacctactcagactgtgggaagggattcactcagtcatctgacctaatggctcaccagccagttcacaccagggagcggccgtttacctgcttggactgtgggaagggattcatttactcatctaaactgaaggtacatcagcgagttcacactggagagaggccgttcacttgcttggactgtgggaagggattcactcagtcatctgacctgcagagtcaccagcgagttcacaccggggagaagccgttcatctgcttagactgtgggaaaggattcactttgtcatctcacctactgacacaccagcgagttcacactggggagttcacctgctcagaatgtgggaggggattcactcaatcatcccatctacagagacaccagtcagttcacactggggagaggccgttcacctgttcagactgtgggaaaggattcactcagtcatccgacctacagaatcaccagcgagttcacactggggagaggccgtttacctgctcagactgtgggaaaggattcactcagtcatccaccctaaagagtcaccagcgaattcacactggggagaagccattcatctgctcagaatgtgggaagggattcacttactcttctaagctgaaggtacatcagcaattccacactggagagaggccattcatctgctcagactgtgggaagagattcactcagtcatctgacctacagaatcaccagcgagttcacactggggagaagccgttcatctgctcagactgtgggaagagattcactcattcatccaacctacagagacaccagcgagttcacactggggagaagccgttcatctgctcagtctgtgggaagagattcactcagtcgtctgaactacagagtcaccagcgagttcacactggggagaagccgttcatctgctcagattgtgggaagagattcactcagtcgtccgaactacagagtcaccagcgagttcacactgggaagaagccATTTATCTGCTccgtctgtgagaagagattcactcagtcatctaccctacagacacatcagcgagttcatactggggagaagccgttcacctgcctatactgtgggaggggattcactcagtcatcccacctacagaaacaccagtcagttcacactggagagatgCCATTCACCTGCTGTGGATTCAAtcagtaa